One genomic window of Atribacterota bacterium includes the following:
- a CDS encoding sugar phosphate isomerase/epimerase family protein — protein sequence MSRVKISIGSWAYAIGPYASNPVPLEEVCSRLSSLGFDGIELGGFKPHAHPDLYPTKNDRKKLVAMLEQYKLGVSAYVPDLWSYPFATGDPSVVKAYEDMFDRSLEFCVDCGFERLRVDTVSGTPFPADWNYQETWQRVVDMFRKCADKAGEVGKAIVWEFEPGFIFNKPSEVKRLHDEVGRNNFKILFDTSHAQMCAVVGAKQTEPKETLKGGVLEFIELLKGKIGHVHLIDSDNTLHDNETSTHAPFGTGYVNFASVIPALVKNGFDGEWWCIDLCFWPNAWEITADSIKFLRELFAQLGMA from the coding sequence GTGTCCAGGGTAAAGATTTCTATCGGAAGTTGGGCTTACGCCATTGGCCCGTATGCTTCAAACCCGGTTCCTCTGGAAGAGGTGTGTTCCAGATTGTCTTCTCTTGGTTTTGATGGCATTGAACTGGGAGGATTCAAGCCCCACGCTCATCCAGACCTCTATCCTACAAAAAATGACCGAAAGAAGTTGGTGGCGATGCTGGAGCAGTACAAACTGGGTGTGAGTGCCTATGTGCCGGATTTGTGGAGTTATCCTTTTGCAACTGGGGATCCGAGTGTGGTGAAAGCGTACGAGGATATGTTTGATCGGTCTTTGGAGTTCTGCGTGGATTGCGGGTTCGAGAGGCTGCGGGTGGATACGGTGAGTGGTACACCGTTTCCAGCTGACTGGAATTATCAGGAAACATGGCAGCGCGTGGTGGACATGTTCCGGAAGTGCGCTGATAAGGCCGGGGAAGTGGGAAAAGCGATTGTCTGGGAATTTGAACCGGGTTTTATCTTCAACAAACCCAGTGAGGTGAAGCGCCTCCACGACGAGGTGGGGAGAAACAATTTTAAGATACTCTTTGATACCAGCCACGCTCAGATGTGCGCCGTGGTGGGAGCCAAGCAAACTGAACCCAAAGAAACCCTAAAGGGTGGAGTGCTTGAATTCATTGAACTCCTGAAGGGAAAGATTGGGCATGTGCACCTCATCGATTCGGACAACACCCTGCATGATAATGAGACCAGTACCCACGCTCCCTTTGGTACCGGATATGTCAATTTTGCTTCGGTCATTCCAGCTTTGGTGAAGAACGGCTTTGACGGGGAGTGGTGGTGCATCGACCTCTGTTTCTGGCCCAATGCCTGGGAGATTACTGCTGACTCCATCAAGTTTTTGCGAGAACTTTTTGCTCAGTTAGGAATGGCGTAA
- a CDS encoding cyclase family protein yields the protein MEVIDLTLPIFSGCPTFPGQPPVTLFPWHDISVHGNRTHALFMVDHTGTHVDVPAHFLEEGKTVEMLDFKKFMGTAITIDVSSFVSRGTLELSEFDALLGKEGQIEDVIVLLYTGIDTWFGEERYFEQQFGVSEEMAHFLVARKIKGIGIDAPSIDTNPFMTHRIFLAHEIPIFEGLTNLKTLLGKKVNFFGVPLKLTGCSGSPVRAFALMD from the coding sequence GTGGAAGTTATAGACCTCACCCTGCCGATTTTTTCCGGATGTCCTACTTTCCCAGGGCAACCACCGGTGACTCTCTTTCCCTGGCACGATATCTCAGTCCATGGAAATAGGACTCACGCCCTTTTTATGGTCGACCATACCGGGACTCATGTGGATGTTCCGGCTCACTTTCTGGAAGAAGGGAAAACCGTGGAGATGCTCGATTTCAAGAAGTTCATGGGCACGGCCATAACCATTGATGTGTCCTCTTTTGTGTCAAGAGGAACTCTTGAGCTTTCTGAATTTGATGCGCTTTTAGGGAAAGAGGGGCAAATCGAGGACGTTATCGTTCTTCTCTATACTGGTATCGATACTTGGTTTGGGGAAGAACGGTATTTCGAGCAACAATTCGGTGTTTCCGAAGAGATGGCCCATTTTCTTGTGGCGCGAAAAATCAAAGGGATTGGTATCGATGCCCCCAGTATTGATACCAATCCCTTTATGACCCATCGCATTTTTCTTGCCCATGAAATCCCCATTTTCGAAGGCCTTACCAATTTGAAAACCCTTCTGGGGAAAAAAGTCAACTTCTTTGGTGTACCCCTCAAGCTTACTGGGTGCTCTGGTTCCCCGGTGCGGGCCTTTGCGCTTATGGACTGA
- a CDS encoding ABC transporter ATP-binding protein translates to MERVRVENLWKKFGDVEAVRGIQLSIEEGEFTVFLGPSGCGKTTTLRMIAGLEQPTSGAIFIAGKEVTTLPASRRNIAFVFQNYALYPHLTAFENIAFPLQAQRYPKAEVTERVHQVAKILGIEHLLTMRPHHLSSGDMQKVALGRAMVRRPQVFLMDEPLSGLDAKHREEMRAELKRLHMEIGATTIYVTHDQVEAMGMADRIVIMNEGVIQQIGSPREIYLWPENTFVAHFIGSPGMNFIPLSYVNRQTGFRLEDGQTFVHEELGQMVERVGVQHLILGIRPEFLSVSVEGEITGTVVSVEPLGYKNLCAVEVTPGKIVRVEDLEKRTLQGVVRLKISWEKACLFEVENGKRLRWGKENG, encoded by the coding sequence ATGGAAAGAGTTCGAGTAGAAAACCTCTGGAAAAAGTTTGGGGATGTAGAAGCGGTAAGAGGGATCCAGCTATCGATTGAGGAAGGAGAGTTTACCGTTTTTCTTGGACCATCGGGCTGTGGAAAAACCACCACTTTGCGGATGATCGCCGGTCTGGAACAACCAACTTCGGGAGCCATCTTTATTGCTGGGAAAGAGGTGACGACTTTACCGGCCTCCCGCAGGAATATCGCCTTTGTGTTTCAAAACTATGCTCTGTATCCCCATCTCACGGCGTTTGAAAACATTGCTTTTCCCCTGCAGGCTCAGCGGTATCCGAAAGCGGAGGTTACAGAACGAGTGCATCAAGTGGCCAAGATTCTGGGGATTGAACACCTCCTTACAATGCGACCGCACCATTTAAGTAGTGGTGATATGCAGAAGGTGGCCTTGGGAAGGGCTATGGTCCGCCGGCCTCAGGTGTTTCTCATGGACGAACCGTTGAGTGGACTTGATGCCAAACACCGTGAGGAGATGCGGGCGGAATTAAAGAGGCTGCACATGGAGATTGGAGCCACCACCATCTATGTGACCCATGATCAGGTGGAGGCCATGGGAATGGCCGATAGAATTGTGATCATGAATGAGGGCGTGATCCAGCAGATTGGTTCTCCCCGGGAAATTTACCTCTGGCCCGAGAACACCTTTGTGGCGCATTTTATCGGGAGTCCGGGAATGAATTTTATCCCCCTTTCTTATGTGAACCGTCAGACTGGATTTCGGCTGGAGGATGGTCAGACCTTTGTCCATGAAGAACTGGGACAGATGGTGGAAAGAGTAGGGGTGCAGCATTTGATTTTGGGAATTCGCCCGGAGTTTTTGAGTGTATCCGTAGAAGGGGAAATCACAGGTACCGTGGTGAGCGTTGAGCCCCTCGGTTACAAAAATCTGTGTGCGGTGGAAGTTACTCCTGGGAAAATCGTCCGGGTGGAAGACCTGGAAAAGAGAACGCTGCAAGGAGTGGTTCGGCTGAAGATTTCCTGGGAGAAAGCGTGCCTTTTTGAGGTGGAAAACGGAAAGCGTTTACGGTGGGGAAAAGAAAATGGCTGA
- a CDS encoding sugar ABC transporter permease codes for MDGKAKAIHQKALGEYRLKLYFIGPTLLVLIIMNIFPLIWSLGLSFTNYSSLVSKQISFVGFSNYSRILRDPFIWKYFQTTARLVIVAVGVEFLLGFGLALLLKEQFKGWGLVTTLILVPMMLSPVVVGFFWTFIMDANFGVLNFLLSLFGLKKVLWLTNPHIALYAVALVDIWMWTPFVMLISLTGLLAIPKSLYEAADIDMASWWFKFRRITLPLVSPLLVLAVLFRVIDAFKMFDLVFIMTGGGPGDVTETVSMSLYRLAFNKFKTGESCAMAYIILILIIALSNLLIRWINRTKAA; via the coding sequence ATGGACGGGAAGGCAAAAGCGATACATCAAAAGGCCTTGGGAGAGTACCGTTTGAAACTCTACTTCATTGGGCCGACACTTTTAGTACTGATTATCATGAACATTTTCCCGCTCATCTGGTCTTTGGGTTTGAGCTTCACCAATTATTCTTCTCTGGTGAGTAAACAGATTTCGTTTGTTGGTTTTTCCAACTACAGCCGTATTCTGCGTGATCCGTTTATCTGGAAATATTTTCAAACCACTGCTCGATTAGTCATCGTGGCGGTCGGGGTTGAATTTCTGCTTGGTTTTGGTCTGGCTTTATTATTGAAGGAGCAGTTTAAAGGATGGGGTTTAGTGACCACGCTCATCCTGGTTCCCATGATGCTTTCGCCGGTGGTGGTTGGTTTCTTCTGGACCTTTATCATGGACGCCAATTTTGGGGTGCTCAATTTTCTCCTGAGTTTATTTGGTTTGAAAAAAGTCCTGTGGTTGACAAACCCCCATATTGCACTCTATGCCGTGGCTCTGGTGGATATCTGGATGTGGACCCCTTTTGTGATGCTCATTTCGTTGACCGGACTTTTGGCCATTCCCAAATCGCTGTACGAAGCAGCTGATATCGATATGGCTTCCTGGTGGTTCAAATTTCGAAGGATTACGCTTCCCTTGGTATCACCGCTTTTGGTTCTGGCGGTGCTCTTCCGGGTCATTGATGCATTTAAGATGTTTGACCTGGTTTTCATTATGACTGGTGGGGGTCCGGGAGATGTCACCGAAACGGTTTCCATGAGTCTGTACCGTCTGGCTTTTAATAAATTCAAAACTGGTGAGTCCTGTGCCATGGCTTATATTATCCTGATTCTCATCATCGCCTTGAGTAACCTCTTGATTCGTTGGATTAATCGGACGAAGGCTGCGTAA
- a CDS encoding extracellular solute-binding protein, producing the protein MKKLLLLLLVLVFGITGMAFAEEVVLSVLSGEYTPGHWIYELAQKDFTAKTGIQVKFDFVAWAQYTDKILVTLSAHDSSYDIIIGDSQLLGAAVGGGHYVELTDWLKENIAFDKLAPVPQKLYGEYPAESGRFYGVSGVLDVPAIGYRKDLFEDPKEKEAFKAKYGYDLDIPKTWEQLRDIAEFFTRPEQNLYGLAYWPAKTFDAVTMGFQPVMWSFGADYHAPDSYEVEGYLNSEAGVKALEFYVNLMKFAPPGSENYYWNECTQAISQGLVAMAFQWGSWCEGFVNPATNPQYYDKIGFFPFPGKMAEDGTFRQFATHGGQGLNIVTYGKNRDAAYEFIKWWCSEETQKKYMEMGGVPILTDLLNSPEFLNAKTYNKAMAESFKVVKDFWTIPEYAALLEVTQKYWSAACVGMMSPKEAMDAVAKEHTQILKDAGYLK; encoded by the coding sequence GTGAAGAAACTTCTTCTGCTTCTTTTGGTTCTGGTTTTCGGCATAACGGGAATGGCTTTTGCGGAGGAAGTGGTGTTAAGCGTTTTGAGTGGTGAGTATACTCCGGGGCACTGGATCTATGAGTTGGCTCAGAAAGATTTCACTGCCAAAACCGGTATTCAGGTCAAATTTGACTTTGTGGCTTGGGCACAGTATACGGATAAAATTCTCGTCACCCTCTCAGCACATGATTCCAGTTACGACATCATCATTGGCGACAGTCAGCTTCTTGGTGCTGCGGTGGGTGGAGGACACTACGTGGAACTCACTGACTGGCTGAAGGAAAATATCGCCTTCGATAAGCTGGCTCCAGTTCCTCAAAAGCTCTATGGGGAATATCCTGCAGAAAGTGGGCGATTCTACGGTGTGTCAGGAGTACTGGATGTTCCGGCTATTGGGTACCGCAAAGACCTTTTTGAAGATCCGAAGGAAAAAGAGGCCTTCAAAGCCAAATACGGATATGACCTTGACATTCCTAAAACCTGGGAACAGTTGCGTGACATCGCAGAGTTCTTTACCCGTCCGGAGCAAAACCTTTATGGACTGGCGTACTGGCCAGCTAAAACCTTCGACGCGGTGACCATGGGATTTCAGCCGGTAATGTGGAGCTTTGGTGCTGATTACCACGCTCCAGATAGTTACGAGGTAGAAGGGTACTTGAATAGTGAAGCTGGAGTCAAAGCCCTGGAATTCTACGTCAACCTCATGAAGTTTGCTCCTCCGGGTTCAGAGAACTACTACTGGAATGAATGCACTCAGGCGATATCTCAGGGTCTGGTGGCGATGGCGTTCCAGTGGGGTTCCTGGTGTGAAGGGTTTGTGAATCCAGCCACGAATCCTCAATACTATGATAAGATTGGATTCTTCCCCTTCCCAGGCAAAATGGCTGAGGATGGAACATTCCGCCAGTTTGCCACTCATGGTGGTCAGGGATTGAATATCGTCACCTATGGTAAGAATCGCGACGCAGCGTATGAATTCATCAAATGGTGGTGCAGTGAAGAGACCCAGAAGAAATACATGGAGATGGGTGGGGTACCCATTCTTACTGACCTTTTGAATTCTCCCGAATTTCTGAACGCCAAAACCTATAACAAAGCCATGGCCGAAAGTTTCAAAGTGGTGAAGGATTTCTGGACCATCCCCGAGTATGCCGCACTCTTAGAAGTGACGCAGAAGTACTGGTCGGCAGCCTGTGTGGGAATGATGAGCCCTAAAGAGGCAATGGATGCGGTAGCCAAAGAACATACCCAGATTTTGAAGGACGCTGGATACTTGAAGTAA
- a CDS encoding carbohydrate ABC transporter permease, translating into MTRRIVKGILIGLALFFFLFPIYWIVATSFKQWPDIFAIPPKFVFTSTALHYKALFNLNLEEMAKFGQAGKSLFPPRFVNSIIIAGLSTLLSVVLGTFSAYAFSRFKVKGEGDLLFFILSTRMLPPIVVGIPFFVLYRALRLIDTHVGLILIYMTFNLSFAVWLMKGFIDEIPKEFEEAAMVDGYTRWEAFLKVILPQALSGIAATAVFCLITAWNEFFFALILTSERARTAPPSIAAVQGTAGINWGQIAAGVTVFLIPVVVFTFLVRKYLARGLTFGVIKR; encoded by the coding sequence TTGACTCGGAGAATAGTCAAAGGAATCTTGATTGGATTGGCACTCTTTTTCTTCCTCTTTCCCATTTACTGGATTGTGGCCACTTCCTTTAAACAGTGGCCAGATATCTTTGCCATACCGCCAAAATTCGTCTTTACCAGTACCGCCCTGCACTATAAAGCGCTTTTTAACCTCAATCTGGAGGAAATGGCGAAATTTGGTCAAGCTGGAAAATCCCTTTTTCCACCTCGCTTTGTGAATAGCATCATCATCGCTGGCTTGAGTACCCTTCTTTCGGTGGTGCTGGGTACCTTTTCTGCCTATGCCTTTTCTCGCTTTAAGGTCAAAGGAGAGGGAGATCTCCTGTTCTTCATCCTCTCCACCAGGATGCTTCCGCCGATTGTGGTGGGAATCCCCTTTTTTGTCCTGTATCGAGCTTTACGTCTGATTGATACCCATGTGGGATTAATTCTCATCTATATGACCTTTAATCTCTCTTTTGCTGTATGGCTCATGAAAGGGTTTATTGACGAGATTCCTAAGGAATTTGAAGAAGCAGCGATGGTTGATGGGTATACCAGGTGGGAGGCCTTTTTGAAAGTCATTTTGCCCCAGGCTCTTTCGGGAATTGCGGCCACCGCAGTTTTTTGTCTCATCACCGCCTGGAACGAGTTTTTCTTTGCCCTGATTCTTACTTCGGAACGCGCCCGTACCGCTCCTCCTTCCATTGCTGCAGTCCAGGGAACTGCGGGAATCAACTGGGGCCAAATTGCCGCTGGGGTGACTGTATTTCTCATTCCGGTGGTGGTGTTTACGTTTCTGGTACGGAAGTACCTGGCCAGGGGTTTAACCTTTGGAGTTATCAAACGGTAG
- a CDS encoding tetratricopeptide repeat protein — MKKMKKLVFALGMTSMILWGTMIAPVWAIDTENTPFSFDVSAEGYAQVMFDQGYNLYQVGRKGEAVQFFIEAVTTKPNFAKAWFWLARTYQEENMLDEAIWAWKKVVELEPENAQARYFLRKCQNWKTYGKEAWENYERGMVAYERKEYYDAIELFKMAIEANKQFDKPYYWLGIANYNVGDYHNAVWALEKYLQFQPKDAKAQYWLREARVRLPKVSP; from the coding sequence ATGAAAAAGATGAAAAAATTGGTTTTCGCGCTGGGAATGACGAGCATGATTCTCTGGGGTACGATGATTGCTCCGGTATGGGCCATCGATACCGAAAATACTCCCTTCAGTTTCGATGTCTCTGCCGAGGGATATGCTCAGGTGATGTTCGACCAGGGATATAATCTTTACCAGGTGGGACGAAAGGGAGAGGCAGTCCAGTTTTTCATTGAAGCCGTTACCACAAAACCAAACTTCGCCAAAGCGTGGTTCTGGTTGGCCCGCACCTATCAGGAAGAAAATATGCTCGATGAAGCCATATGGGCCTGGAAAAAAGTGGTCGAACTTGAGCCAGAAAATGCCCAGGCCCGATATTTCTTAAGGAAGTGCCAGAACTGGAAAACATATGGCAAAGAGGCCTGGGAAAACTACGAACGAGGGATGGTGGCATACGAACGGAAAGAGTACTACGATGCCATCGAACTCTTCAAAATGGCCATTGAAGCCAACAAACAGTTTGATAAGCCCTACTATTGGCTGGGGATTGCTAACTACAACGTGGGAGATTACCACAACGCGGTCTGGGCTTTAGAGAAATACCTGCAATTCCAGCCAAAAGATGCCAAGGCTCAGTACTGGCTCCGGGAGGCTCGGGTACGCCTTCCAAAGGTCAGTCCATAA
- a CDS encoding alcohol dehydrogenase catalytic domain-containing protein: protein MVPDKMKAWVFYEPEVMKLEEVPVPPVRDDEILIRVRACGICGSDVAYYWGASPLETPNGKGPLILGHEFSGEVVKVGKIPAERNLFQVGERVTANPVQYCNACEVCYRGFVNLCENKKVLGVSTNGGFAEYLVSHYTHVYKLPPTVSFAGGAFVEPLADAVYGVKNLEVGLGQKVVVFGPGPIGLAVVALVKRSGAGKVILVGTRDYRLEIGKKLGADEVINPKEKSSPYYVEDVVKKVAELTMGKMADRAIVVTGSKEAMQLALKVSGRRSTVVYFGLPGASDVVEVPALESILWDKTIRFSWLAPFTWVEAIESIANGLVDVEKLITHSFPLENLLDALQVAREKRGNPLKVMVTM from the coding sequence ATGGTTCCGGACAAAATGAAGGCGTGGGTTTTTTATGAGCCGGAAGTGATGAAGCTTGAGGAAGTTCCAGTTCCTCCGGTGAGGGATGACGAAATTCTCATTCGAGTGAGAGCTTGTGGGATTTGTGGTTCAGATGTGGCCTATTACTGGGGTGCTTCGCCGCTTGAGACTCCGAATGGCAAAGGACCGCTGATCTTGGGACATGAATTTTCGGGAGAAGTGGTGAAAGTGGGCAAAATTCCCGCTGAGCGCAACCTCTTTCAGGTCGGTGAACGAGTGACGGCTAATCCGGTGCAGTACTGTAATGCCTGTGAAGTGTGTTACCGTGGTTTTGTGAACCTCTGTGAAAACAAAAAAGTTCTGGGTGTTTCCACCAATGGTGGTTTTGCCGAATACCTGGTTTCTCACTACACTCACGTATACAAGTTGCCTCCTACTGTTTCTTTTGCTGGCGGTGCCTTTGTTGAACCCCTGGCGGATGCGGTTTATGGAGTGAAAAATCTGGAAGTAGGCTTGGGTCAAAAGGTGGTGGTTTTTGGACCTGGCCCCATAGGGCTTGCCGTGGTTGCTCTGGTGAAGCGCAGTGGTGCGGGGAAGGTTATCCTGGTGGGGACGCGAGACTATCGTCTGGAAATTGGAAAGAAACTCGGGGCCGATGAAGTCATCAACCCTAAGGAAAAGTCCTCTCCGTACTATGTAGAGGATGTGGTGAAGAAGGTGGCCGAGTTGACCATGGGGAAGATGGCCGATCGGGCTATTGTGGTTACTGGAAGTAAAGAAGCCATGCAGCTTGCTTTAAAGGTTTCTGGTCGCCGGTCTACGGTGGTTTATTTTGGTCTTCCGGGTGCCAGTGATGTGGTGGAAGTCCCAGCTTTAGAATCCATTCTCTGGGATAAAACCATCCGTTTTTCCTGGCTGGCTCCTTTCACCTGGGTGGAGGCCATTGAGAGTATCGCCAATGGTCTTGTGGATGTGGAGAAACTCATTACGCATTCGTTTCCATTGGAAAACCTGCTTGATGCGTTACAGGTGGCTCGGGAAAAGAGGGGAAATCCCCTCAAGGTGATGGTGACGATGTAG